A region from the Wansuia hejianensis genome encodes:
- a CDS encoding cytidine deaminase family protein has product MVEAGAVSAALLTEKGNIYVGVCIDAACSLGMCAESNAIANMITNGESHIAKIVAVMPDGKTGIPCGACREFLMQLDASAGQIEILCGYETKKVVQLKMLIPDWWHTKTLNME; this is encoded by the coding sequence TTGGTCGAAGCCGGAGCCGTTTCTGCCGCGCTTCTTACAGAAAAAGGAAATATTTATGTTGGTGTTTGCATTGATGCCGCCTGTTCGTTAGGTATGTGTGCGGAAAGTAATGCGATTGCCAATATGATTACAAATGGAGAAAGCCATATTGCAAAAATAGTTGCAGTTATGCCGGACGGAAAAACAGGCATCCCGTGTGGAGCCTGCCGGGAATTTCTAATGCAATTAGATGCAAGCGCAGGACAAATAGAGATTTTGTGCGGCTATGAAACAAAAAAAGTAGTACAGCTAAAAATGCTAATCCCCGATTGGTGGCATACTAAAACACTCAATATGGAATAA
- a CDS encoding glycosyltransferase family 2 protein: MVTFIRIFNFSLLLLFSGCYAYQLVYMVTGLLKKERKETRKVQMHRFAVLIPARNEEAVIGGLLESIRKQTYPAELIDIYVIADNCTDHTAALSARLGASVIERFNHVKVGKGYALDYAFKQIDSGKGLGHYDAFLVFDADNVLDPGYFAAMNRTYSQGYEIITSYRNSKNYGTNWISAGYALWFLRESRFLNGARMKLGTSCAISGTGFLVSSKMIQKDGGWKYNLLTEDIEFSTDHIIRGHKIGYCKDAILYDEQPVTFRASWNQRLRWTKGFYQVFANYGGLLCKGIARDHSFQCYDMLMVIAPATLLTLTSLLANIFFALLGVSAGNMLITETAAAAFGGCLLSIYVSLFAFGAVTLLAEQKRIYCSRPKQVLYLFTFPVFIFTYIPMAVVALRKNITWKHIPHTILCTADQICSKKQ; this comes from the coding sequence ATGGTCACATTTATTAGAATTTTTAACTTTTCACTTCTTCTCTTATTCAGCGGCTGTTATGCTTACCAGCTTGTCTACATGGTAACCGGCCTCTTGAAAAAAGAGCGAAAAGAGACCCGTAAAGTACAAATGCACCGTTTTGCTGTCCTGATACCCGCCAGAAATGAGGAAGCCGTAATCGGCGGGCTTTTGGAAAGTATCCGGAAACAGACATATCCCGCTGAGCTGATCGATATCTATGTAATTGCAGATAACTGCACCGACCATACCGCCGCTCTGTCTGCCCGGCTGGGTGCTTCTGTCATCGAACGCTTTAACCATGTGAAGGTGGGCAAGGGATACGCGCTGGACTATGCCTTCAAACAGATTGATTCTGGAAAAGGCCTCGGCCATTATGACGCTTTCCTGGTCTTTGATGCGGATAACGTTCTGGACCCCGGCTATTTCGCAGCAATGAACCGCACCTACTCACAGGGGTATGAGATTATTACCAGCTACAGGAATTCTAAAAACTACGGCACCAACTGGATTTCCGCCGGCTATGCTCTGTGGTTTTTAAGAGAATCACGTTTTCTGAACGGCGCCCGGATGAAATTAGGTACAAGCTGCGCCATTTCCGGAACGGGATTTCTTGTATCTTCCAAAATGATACAGAAAGACGGGGGCTGGAAATATAATCTTCTGACGGAGGATATCGAATTTTCTACTGATCACATCATACGGGGCCACAAAATCGGCTATTGCAAAGACGCGATTCTCTATGATGAACAGCCGGTCACATTCCGCGCCTCCTGGAACCAACGGCTGCGCTGGACAAAAGGCTTCTATCAGGTATTTGCTAATTACGGAGGACTGCTGTGCAAGGGAATTGCCAGGGATCACAGTTTCCAGTGCTATGACATGCTGATGGTCATTGCCCCGGCAACGCTGTTGACACTGACTTCCCTTCTGGCAAACATATTTTTCGCCCTGCTGGGAGTTTCCGCCGGGAATATGCTCATCACCGAGACTGCCGCGGCTGCGTTCGGCGGCTGCCTGCTGAGTATTTATGTGTCATTGTTTGCTTTCGGCGCAGTGACTCTTCTGGCTGAACAGAAACGGATCTACTGCAGCAGGCCTAAGCAGGTATTATATCTGTTTACTTTTCCGGTTTTCATATTTACCTATATCCCGATGGCGGTAGTTGCGCTGAGAAAAAACATAACATGGAAGCATATTCCGCACACGATCCTGTGTACCGCGGATCAGATATGCAGCAAAAAGCAATAG
- a CDS encoding TIGR00266 family protein, which produces MQYEIRGETLPVVICRLDAGEKMVTEGGGMSWMSPNMTMETTTNGGAGKAFGRMFAGEKLFQNIYTAQGAGMIAFASSFPGSIRAFTIGPGQEIVLQKSAFLASEYGVTTSVFFNKKVGSGLFGGEGFIMQKASGSGLLFAEFDGHVVEYDLQAGQQIIVDTGHLAAMSATCSIDIQTVRGVKNVLFGGEGLFNTVITGPGRVILQTMPISNVAGVLRPYLPSGNS; this is translated from the coding sequence ATGCAATACGAGATCAGAGGTGAAACCCTTCCGGTTGTAATCTGCAGGCTGGACGCAGGCGAGAAGATGGTGACAGAAGGAGGCGGAATGTCCTGGATGTCTCCGAATATGACGATGGAGACAACAACGAACGGGGGAGCGGGGAAAGCTTTCGGCAGAATGTTTGCGGGTGAGAAACTGTTTCAGAATATTTACACAGCTCAGGGAGCCGGTATGATCGCTTTTGCGTCCAGTTTTCCGGGGTCCATCCGGGCATTTACCATTGGGCCGGGGCAGGAAATCGTTCTTCAGAAGAGCGCGTTTCTGGCCAGCGAGTACGGCGTGACCACATCTGTATTCTTTAACAAGAAGGTGGGGTCAGGGCTGTTCGGCGGCGAAGGATTTATCATGCAGAAGGCCAGCGGCAGCGGATTGCTGTTTGCGGAGTTCGACGGCCATGTGGTGGAATATGACCTTCAGGCAGGCCAGCAGATCATAGTGGATACCGGCCATCTGGCGGCCATGTCAGCCACCTGCAGCATTGATATACAGACGGTAAGAGGTGTGAAAAATGTGCTGTTTGGTGGGGAAGGGCTGTTCAATACAGTGATCACCGGACCTGGCCGTGTGATCCTCCAGACAATGCCGATATCCAATGTGGCGGGAGTCCTGAGGCCCTATCTGCCGTCCGGGAATTCGTAA
- a CDS encoding peptidoglycan-binding protein, translating into MGRDISQLHPRLQQKIAELKQLCANEGLPLGIGECFRSVAEQNALYAQGRTEPGEIITNAPGSSYSSQHQWGIAFDFYKNVVGHAYDDIAFFNRVGALGKSIGLGWGGDWTSPVDKPHLYLPDWGDTPTLLKQKYGTFDAFKATWTAGGGSQGGETGGGGGQTSSKYSFMAPKVQYGNTGVPVLLLQEILLPRRYYRGGLDRSFGDQTLQAVKSYQSDRKGGAGEVDGIVGSKTWSDLLGLPKENGRFVPEVVKKGSKNASSLLVQEILYSRGFYTGNIDWSFGDETEAAVIAYQKSRNGGAGPVDGIVGRKCWADMIAL; encoded by the coding sequence ATGGGAAGAGATATTTCACAATTACACCCGAGATTACAGCAGAAAATTGCAGAATTAAAGCAGCTTTGCGCCAACGAAGGCCTTCCGCTGGGGATCGGGGAATGTTTCCGGTCAGTGGCGGAGCAAAATGCCCTGTACGCACAGGGACGGACAGAGCCTGGTGAAATCATCACGAACGCACCGGGAAGCAGTTATTCCAGCCAGCATCAATGGGGCATAGCCTTTGATTTTTATAAAAATGTCGTAGGCCACGCCTATGACGATATTGCGTTTTTTAATCGCGTGGGCGCCTTGGGTAAATCCATCGGGCTGGGATGGGGCGGAGACTGGACGTCGCCAGTGGATAAACCCCACCTGTATCTCCCGGACTGGGGCGATACGCCCACTCTGTTAAAGCAGAAATATGGTACGTTTGATGCATTTAAGGCCACCTGGACCGCAGGCGGAGGATCGCAGGGCGGAGAGACAGGTGGAGGCGGGGGCCAAACTTCCAGCAAGTACAGCTTCATGGCTCCGAAGGTCCAGTATGGCAATACAGGCGTGCCTGTACTGCTGCTCCAGGAAATCCTTTTGCCCAGAAGATATTACCGGGGAGGTTTGGATCGTTCCTTCGGTGATCAGACGCTTCAGGCAGTGAAGAGCTACCAGAGCGACAGAAAGGGAGGAGCAGGAGAAGTGGATGGAATTGTCGGCAGCAAGACCTGGTCAGATCTTTTGGGGCTTCCTAAGGAAAATGGAAGGTTTGTCCCAGAGGTGGTAAAGAAGGGAAGCAAAAACGCTTCTTCACTTTTGGTTCAGGAAATTTTGTATTCCAGAGGATTCTATACGGGAAATATTGACTGGTCCTTCGGAGACGAGACAGAAGCTGCCGTAATTGCTTACCAGAAATCCAGAAACGGCGGAGCCGGCCCTGTAGACGGCATTGTCGGACGGAAATGCTGGGCGGATATGATCGCGCTGTAA
- a CDS encoding EAL domain-containing protein has protein sequence MKKLRSTPISRKLLFPMVILIAIEILLLVGGIFGGGLIQHLEGNEKDILRERVINRKNYLENEMITRWSNVSETVQKVNNTAERLLWSGQISLDTLDDGSDYSTPLLADVSDDLISLMRTNRVTGAFVILNTDDLEALHAQGIYENKPGLYFRDYDPVSNSTERNQDLLLEYAPTEVVQNLNISLDSEWRPQFEFERAGGYGSYLYEPFEAAVQIEEPQNLEISDLGYWSEPYCLYGDGKEVISYSVPLILSDGTVYGVLGIDLTLDYLKSLIPYSEIGEKNQGAYLLGIEKNDDGKLTNVLINGPVYAQMADDQEITEVYEQDGEMAIRSDGQQQMYCDMEYLNLYNTNTPFSSQKWALVGTVSRNNLFAFSNQIITTLIKAILLTLAAGVAGGILISLFISRPVTMLTRSVKKAKPSGQMVLAKTGIREIDLLAESLENLSGEMLYTAEKFAYIINMASIQLSVFEVNRKDGSIFITEKFFSMFDIPEMEPSEITIDSFRDTMLSLESCRQNDMEGENGEILYKIPSEGDSYGPFRYIKVTLSDNGQRCIGLVEDVTSAVMEKEAIEHERDHDLLTGLLNRRAFNRIMKHLFSKGSGVLKTAALVMMDLDDLKYVNDTYGHDYGDKYIQSAAECFQESVPEDAVVSRFSGDEFYIFLYGYPDKEEVRGRLAELKRGIKKKNLSLPDQEPCHIRVSGGVAWYPEDSTSYEQLLRYSDFAMYKVKHSVKGEFSDFDLGVYNHDVYLMQNKAELNELLEKRAVEYYFQPIVSTATGEIYAYEALMRAHMTTLQNPAEILQLARMESKLNQIESMTWFKSMEAFSGWIEKGRVSEACRIFINSVPNLVLPSDQLDQFEKRYQPYLKNIVLEITEEEEQDEESSGLKKALMKRWRGEMALDDYGSGYNSEKALLGLSPRYIKVDYAIIRDIHLDRDKQKILENIVSYAHERNQQIIAEGIETMEEAVAVIQMNVDYLQGFLLAKPALLPPEISADMKRLIQAEAAKKRH, from the coding sequence GTGAAGAAATTGCGGAGTACTCCAATTTCCCGGAAATTATTATTTCCTATGGTAATACTGATCGCTATTGAGATCCTATTACTGGTGGGAGGCATTTTCGGCGGCGGTCTGATCCAGCATCTGGAGGGAAATGAAAAGGATATACTGCGGGAACGGGTGATTAACCGGAAGAATTATCTGGAAAATGAGATGATAACCAGATGGTCCAATGTAAGCGAAACGGTTCAGAAGGTGAATAATACGGCTGAACGTCTGTTATGGTCAGGCCAGATCTCTTTGGACACGTTGGATGACGGTTCGGATTACAGCACTCCGCTGCTGGCGGATGTCTCTGATGATTTGATTTCTCTGATGCGTACAAACCGGGTGACAGGGGCATTTGTCATATTAAATACTGATGATCTGGAGGCGCTACACGCGCAGGGGATCTATGAGAATAAGCCGGGTCTGTATTTCCGGGACTATGATCCTGTCTCTAACTCCACAGAGAGAAACCAGGACCTGCTTTTAGAGTATGCGCCGACGGAGGTCGTACAGAACCTGAATATTTCACTGGACAGTGAATGGAGGCCGCAATTTGAATTTGAGCGGGCCGGCGGATACGGTTCCTATCTGTATGAACCGTTTGAGGCGGCTGTTCAGATTGAGGAACCTCAGAACCTGGAGATCTCCGATCTGGGATACTGGAGCGAACCGTATTGCCTGTATGGGGACGGAAAAGAAGTGATTTCCTATTCTGTTCCTCTGATTCTCAGTGACGGGACAGTGTATGGAGTGCTGGGAATCGATCTGACACTGGACTATTTAAAAAGCCTTATTCCCTACAGTGAAATCGGTGAAAAAAATCAGGGCGCCTACCTGCTGGGAATTGAAAAGAATGATGATGGAAAGCTCACAAATGTTCTGATTAATGGCCCCGTTTATGCCCAGATGGCGGACGATCAGGAGATCACAGAGGTTTATGAACAGGATGGGGAGATGGCGATCCGAAGTGACGGACAACAACAGATGTACTGTGATATGGAATATCTGAACCTGTACAACACGAATACGCCCTTCTCAAGCCAGAAATGGGCTCTTGTGGGCACAGTCAGCCGCAATAATCTGTTTGCATTTTCAAATCAGATTATTACCACTTTGATTAAGGCAATTCTGCTCACGCTTGCGGCCGGCGTCGCCGGCGGAATTCTGATCAGCCTTTTTATCTCGCGGCCGGTTACAATGCTGACCAGGAGCGTTAAGAAGGCTAAACCGTCAGGCCAGATGGTACTTGCGAAGACAGGAATCCGGGAAATTGATCTTCTGGCGGAGTCTCTGGAGAATTTGAGCGGGGAAATGCTGTATACGGCGGAAAAGTTTGCATATATCATCAATATGGCCAGCATCCAGCTATCCGTCTTTGAGGTGAACCGTAAGGATGGATCGATCTTTATCACAGAGAAATTTTTCAGTATGTTTGACATTCCTGAGATGGAACCTTCTGAGATCACAATAGATTCATTCAGAGATACGATGCTTTCTCTGGAAAGCTGCAGGCAGAACGACATGGAGGGGGAGAACGGAGAGATTCTTTATAAAATTCCATCAGAAGGCGACAGCTACGGCCCCTTCCGCTATATCAAAGTAACGCTGAGCGATAATGGGCAGCGTTGTATCGGTCTTGTTGAAGATGTCACGAGTGCGGTGATGGAGAAGGAAGCGATCGAGCATGAGCGGGATCATGATCTGCTGACGGGCCTTTTGAACAGACGGGCTTTTAACAGGATCATGAAACATCTGTTCAGCAAAGGAAGCGGTGTCCTGAAGACGGCCGCTCTCGTCATGATGGATCTGGATGACCTGAAATATGTGAATGACACCTATGGCCATGACTATGGCGATAAATACATACAGAGCGCCGCCGAATGTTTTCAGGAATCAGTTCCCGAAGATGCCGTCGTGTCCCGTTTTTCCGGTGATGAGTTCTATATCTTCCTCTATGGCTATCCGGACAAGGAAGAGGTCCGGGGAAGGCTGGCAGAGCTGAAACGTGGGATCAAGAAAAAGAACCTTTCCCTGCCCGATCAGGAGCCATGCCATATCCGGGTATCCGGAGGCGTCGCATGGTATCCGGAAGACAGCACTTCCTATGAACAGCTGCTCCGTTATTCGGATTTCGCCATGTATAAGGTGAAGCATTCGGTCAAGGGAGAATTCAGTGATTTTGACCTGGGGGTCTATAACCACGATGTTTATTTGATGCAGAATAAAGCGGAATTGAATGAACTGTTGGAAAAACGGGCTGTAGAATATTATTTCCAGCCGATCGTGAGCACGGCGACAGGAGAGATTTATGCATATGAGGCGCTGATGCGCGCTCATATGACGACGCTGCAGAACCCGGCGGAGATCCTTCAGCTGGCGCGGATGGAATCTAAGCTGAATCAGATTGAATCCATGACCTGGTTTAAGTCCATGGAGGCTTTCAGCGGATGGATTGAAAAGGGCCGGGTATCAGAGGCATGCAGGATATTTATCAATTCTGTGCCGAATCTGGTGCTTCCCAGCGACCAGCTGGATCAGTTTGAGAAGAGGTACCAGCCATACCTGAAAAATATTGTGTTAGAGATTACAGAGGAAGAGGAGCAGGATGAAGAATCCAGCGGTTTAAAAAAGGCGTTGATGAAGCGCTGGCGAGGTGAAATGGCGCTGGACGATTATGGGAGCGGCTACAACAGTGAAAAGGCACTGCTGGGTCTTTCACCCAGGTATATTAAGGTTGATTACGCGATCATCCGGGACATCCATCTGGACCGCGATAAGCAGAAGATTCTGGAAAATATTGTATCCTATGCCCATGAGCGGAATCAGCAGATCATCGCAGAGGGAATTGAAACAATGGAAGAGGCGGTTGCAGTTATCCAGATGAATGTGGATTACCTGCAAGGCTTTCTTCTCGCCAAGCCTGCTCTGCTTCCTCCGGAAATCAGTGCGGATATGAAGAGGCTGATTCAGGCAGAGGCGGCAAAAAAGAGACATTAA